The following are from one region of the Streptomyces changanensis genome:
- a CDS encoding NAD kinase, whose translation MNTRPNTPPSTSPSTAPRTVFLLAHTGRPAAVRSAELVVLGLLRSGIGVRVLAAEAADLPLPPSVETVPEATPDVLDGCELLIVLGGDGTLLRGAEFARASGVPMLGVNLGRVGFLAEAERDDLDKVVDRVVTRAYEVEERMTLDVAVYNNGDLLHTNWALNEAAVQKVAPERMLEVVLAIDGRPVTGFGCDGVICATPTGSTAYAFSAGGPVIWPEVEALLMVPIGAHALFAKPLVTTPDSVLAVEVEPHTPDGVLWCDGRRTVTLPAGARVEVRRGSVPVRLARLHHASFSDRLVAKFALPVSGWRGAPR comes from the coding sequence TTGAACACCCGACCGAACACCCCGCCGAGCACCTCACCGAGCACCGCACCCCGCACCGTCTTCCTGCTCGCCCACACCGGCCGTCCGGCCGCCGTGCGCAGCGCGGAGCTCGTCGTCCTGGGCCTGCTGCGCAGCGGCATCGGCGTACGGGTGCTGGCCGCCGAGGCGGCCGACCTGCCGCTCCCGCCGTCCGTGGAGACCGTCCCGGAGGCCACCCCCGACGTCCTGGACGGCTGCGAGCTGCTGATCGTGCTCGGCGGCGACGGGACGCTGCTGCGGGGCGCCGAGTTCGCCCGGGCGTCCGGCGTGCCGATGCTCGGCGTCAACCTCGGGCGCGTCGGGTTCCTCGCCGAGGCCGAGCGCGACGACCTCGACAAGGTCGTGGACCGCGTCGTCACCCGCGCCTACGAGGTCGAGGAGCGCATGACCCTCGACGTCGCCGTCTACAACAACGGCGACCTCCTGCACACCAACTGGGCGCTGAACGAGGCCGCCGTCCAGAAGGTCGCGCCCGAGCGGATGCTGGAGGTCGTCCTCGCCATCGACGGGCGACCCGTCACCGGATTCGGGTGCGACGGCGTGATCTGCGCGACCCCCACGGGCTCCACGGCGTACGCCTTCTCCGCGGGCGGACCGGTGATCTGGCCCGAGGTGGAGGCGCTGCTGATGGTCCCGATCGGCGCGCACGCCCTGTTCGCCAAACCGCTCGTCACGACGCCGGACTCGGTGCTCGCGGTCGAGGTCGAGCCGCACACCCCGGACGGCGTGCTGTGGTGCGACGGGCGGCGCACCGTCACGCTCCCCGCCGGGGCGCGTGTCGAGGTCCGGCGGGGGTCCGTGCCCGTGCGGCTCGCCCGGCTCCACCACGCGTCGTTCTCGGACCGGCTCGTCGCCAAGTTCGCCCTGCCCGTCTCCGGCTGGCGCGGGGCCCCGCGCTAG
- a CDS encoding PucR family transcriptional regulator, with translation MEEQGGITVRRALELPGLRGGLPEVVAGADRLHRTVRWVHAGEVPNIASLLKGGELLLTTGIGIGTRPADQRAFVRRLAERGIAALVVELGARFPRLPVAVVESARAAGMPLVQLHREVPFVSVTEEVHTEIVNGHYALLRRAEEVHRRCTEALLAGGGVPHVLRILAAFAGNPVFLEAADGRLLYAAEGDGGTPCADPLQVWEGLRGQRGGELPAGSVLVDVPGGGPVGGPGPGGVRARLVLLPVAGLLLPVHRMAAERAAGILAVVLMQARQEEELAARGRGDFLTDLAEGRIPAEDAPARARVLGFRPGDGPLLPVVMRLTAGHSPAGGWALLARAVTDELSRVGVPVLVGVRPVEGRVPLLLGLRDEAERTAVADRVAAALRAGAERAGLDRSDGHPPAVVVGVAGGWAAASAGLRHAAETAAAAQGLPERPWHDARRLDIDLLLWRLHRHDGAALAAFVDRAIGPLRAHDAASRSPLLPTLETYLAHAGRKAETARELHLNRQTLYNRLARIAELLGTDLDDPQTVLVLSLALRARRHTP, from the coding sequence ATGGAGGAACAGGGCGGTATCACCGTGCGCCGGGCGCTGGAGCTGCCGGGGCTGCGCGGCGGGCTCCCCGAGGTGGTCGCGGGCGCCGACCGGCTGCACCGCACGGTCCGGTGGGTGCACGCCGGCGAGGTGCCGAACATCGCGTCGCTGCTCAAGGGCGGCGAGCTGCTGCTGACGACCGGCATCGGCATCGGGACGCGCCCGGCCGACCAGCGGGCGTTCGTGCGGCGGCTGGCGGAACGCGGGATCGCCGCGCTGGTCGTGGAGCTCGGGGCGCGCTTCCCCCGGCTGCCCGTGGCGGTCGTGGAGAGCGCGCGGGCGGCCGGGATGCCGCTGGTCCAGCTGCACCGGGAGGTGCCGTTCGTCTCGGTGACGGAGGAGGTCCACACCGAGATCGTCAACGGCCACTACGCGCTGCTGCGGCGGGCCGAGGAGGTGCACCGGCGGTGCACGGAGGCGCTCCTCGCGGGTGGCGGCGTACCCCACGTACTGCGCATCCTGGCCGCCTTCGCGGGCAACCCGGTGTTCCTGGAGGCCGCCGACGGCCGGCTGCTGTACGCCGCCGAGGGCGACGGGGGCACGCCGTGCGCCGACCCGTTGCAGGTGTGGGAGGGGTTGCGCGGGCAGCGCGGCGGTGAGCTGCCCGCCGGTTCGGTGCTGGTCGACGTGCCGGGTGGCGGGCCGGTCGGCGGACCGGGGCCGGGCGGGGTGCGGGCCCGGCTGGTGCTGCTGCCCGTGGCGGGGCTGCTGCTGCCGGTCCACCGGATGGCGGCGGAGCGCGCGGCGGGCATCCTCGCCGTCGTGCTGATGCAGGCCCGGCAGGAGGAGGAGCTGGCCGCCCGGGGACGCGGGGACTTCCTGACGGACCTGGCGGAGGGGCGGATCCCGGCGGAGGACGCGCCGGCGCGGGCCCGGGTGCTCGGGTTCCGGCCGGGTGACGGGCCGCTGCTGCCGGTCGTCATGCGGCTGACCGCCGGGCACTCCCCCGCCGGCGGCTGGGCGCTGCTGGCCCGGGCGGTGACCGACGAGCTGTCGCGGGTCGGGGTGCCGGTCCTGGTGGGGGTGCGCCCGGTGGAGGGGCGGGTGCCGCTGCTGCTGGGGCTGCGGGACGAGGCCGAGCGCACGGCGGTGGCCGACCGGGTGGCCGCCGCGCTGCGCGCCGGTGCGGAGCGCGCCGGACTGGACCGCTCCGACGGCCACCCCCCGGCCGTCGTAGTGGGCGTGGCGGGCGGCTGGGCGGCGGCGTCCGCCGGGCTGCGGCACGCCGCGGAGACGGCCGCCGCCGCGCAGGGCCTGCCCGAGCGGCCCTGGCACGACGCGCGGCGCCTCGACATCGACCTGCTGCTGTGGCGGCTGCACCGGCACGACGGGGCGGCGCTGGCCGCGTTCGTGGACCGGGCGATCGGGCCGCTGCGGGCCCATGACGCGGCCTCCCGCAGCCCGCTGCTGCCGACGCTGGAGACGTACCTGGCGCACGCCGGGCGCAAGGCGGAGACGGCTCGGGAACTGCACCTGAACCGCCAGACGCTGTACAACCGCCTCGCCCGCATCGCGGAGCTGCTCGGTACGGACCTGGACGACCCGCAGACCGTCCTGGTCCTGTCGCTCGCCCTGCGGGCCCGCCGCCACACCCCCTGA
- a CDS encoding glycosyltransferase family 4 protein, whose product MTQLRTVQVLGGGSAGSSAHVRSLAAGLVARGVRVTVCAPAELDHDYDFLGAGARFVPVPRRSDPLAVGALRAACAGADVVHAHGVHAAVRTGMALAAQPVPLVVTWHSRPRAEGARAQLVGFMERKAVRAAAVVLATSSELVDRARRRGARDARLGPVTLPPPSGLADLPGEKARAELGALDRPLVVTAGPLEPYRGHDTLFDASRRWLGHDPVPLVAVAGDGSRRPALQRRVDVEGLPVRLLGPREDVTALLAGSDVAVLAGRWEARAPLAQEALRLGVPLVATAVGGVPELVGDAAELVPYADAVALAAAVSRLLTDPARHAALAAAGPRQAATWPTEDETIAQVLSVYDELCPRRTPRGHGSGHGGGHGDGDA is encoded by the coding sequence GTGACACAGCTGCGTACGGTCCAAGTGCTGGGCGGCGGCAGCGCGGGCAGCAGCGCTCATGTCCGATCACTGGCCGCCGGGCTGGTGGCCAGGGGCGTGCGGGTGACCGTGTGCGCCCCCGCGGAGCTGGACCACGACTACGACTTCCTCGGCGCGGGGGCGCGCTTCGTCCCCGTGCCGCGCCGCAGCGACCCCCTCGCCGTCGGTGCGCTGCGGGCCGCCTGCGCGGGCGCCGACGTCGTCCACGCGCACGGGGTCCACGCGGCGGTACGGACCGGGATGGCCCTCGCCGCCCAGCCGGTGCCGCTCGTCGTCACCTGGCACTCCCGGCCGCGGGCCGAGGGGGCCCGTGCGCAGCTCGTCGGATTCATGGAACGCAAGGCCGTCCGCGCGGCGGCCGTGGTGCTGGCCACGTCGTCGGAGCTGGTCGACCGGGCGCGGCGCAGGGGTGCCCGCGACGCCCGCCTGGGGCCGGTCACCCTGCCGCCGCCGAGCGGGCTCGCCGACCTGCCGGGGGAGAAGGCGCGGGCCGAACTGGGCGCCCTGGACCGGCCGCTGGTCGTGACCGCCGGGCCGCTGGAGCCGTACCGGGGCCACGACACGCTGTTCGACGCGTCGCGGCGGTGGCTCGGCCACGATCCCGTGCCGCTCGTGGCCGTCGCCGGCGACGGCTCCCGGCGGCCCGCGCTCCAGCGCCGCGTCGACGTCGAGGGCCTGCCCGTGCGGCTCCTCGGCCCCCGCGAGGACGTCACCGCGTTGCTGGCCGGGTCGGACGTCGCCGTGCTGGCCGGGCGCTGGGAGGCGCGGGCACCGCTGGCCCAGGAGGCGTTGCGGCTCGGCGTGCCCCTGGTGGCGACGGCGGTGGGCGGCGTACCGGAACTGGTCGGCGACGCGGCGGAACTGGTCCCGTACGCGGACGCCGTGGCGCTCGCCGCGGCCGTGTCCCGCCTGCTCACCGACCCGGCGCGGCACGCCGCGCTCGCGGCGGCGGGCCCCCGCCAGGCCGCGACGTGGCCCACCGAGGACGAGACGATCGCCCAGGTCCTCAGCGTCTACGACGAACTCTGCCCCCGCCGCACGCCCCGCGGACACGGGAGCGGGCATGGCGGCGGCCACGGGGACGGCGACGCCTGA
- the recN gene encoding DNA repair protein RecN, translating into MVRGVLEEMRIRSLGVIDDAVVELSPGFTAVTGETGAGKTMVVTSLGLLLGGRADPALVRIGAGSAVVEGRVGVAPGTAVARRAEEAGAELDDGALLISRTVSAEGRSRAHLGGRSVPVGLLAELADDLVAVHGQTDQQGLLKPARQRGALDRYAGEAVAAPLAAYTGAYRRLRALDAELDELTTRARERAQEADLLRFGLAEIEAVAPRPGEDTELSAEAERLGHAEALASAAALAHRALAGDPEDPEAVDATTLVGGAGRALEAVRAHDPALAALADRIGEIAILVADVAGELAGYADDLDADPRRLAAVEERRAALTALTRKYGEDVAAVLTWAEEGAARLTELDGDDDRIGELTAERDALRDELSRLAQTLTDARTEAAARFADAVTAELASLAMPHARVSFAIRQTEDPEGIEVGGRRVAYGPSGADEVELLLAPHPGAPPRPIAKGASGGELSRVMLAVEVVFAGTDPVPTYLFDEVDAGVGGKAAVEIGRRLAKLARSAQVVVVTHLPQVAAFADRQLLVEKTHDGTVTRSGVTVLEGEDRVRELSRMLAGQEDSQTARAHAEELLATARADV; encoded by the coding sequence ATGGTCAGGGGCGTGTTGGAGGAGATGCGCATACGGTCGCTCGGGGTCATCGACGACGCGGTGGTCGAGCTGTCGCCCGGGTTCACCGCGGTGACCGGTGAGACGGGCGCGGGCAAGACCATGGTCGTCACGAGCCTGGGGCTGCTGCTCGGCGGCCGCGCCGATCCGGCCCTGGTACGGATCGGCGCCGGGTCCGCCGTCGTCGAGGGACGCGTCGGCGTCGCCCCCGGCACCGCCGTGGCCCGGCGGGCCGAGGAGGCGGGCGCCGAGCTGGACGACGGCGCGCTGCTCATCAGCCGCACCGTCTCGGCCGAGGGCCGCTCCCGGGCGCACCTCGGCGGCCGCAGCGTGCCCGTCGGGCTCCTCGCGGAGCTCGCCGACGACCTCGTCGCCGTCCACGGCCAGACCGACCAGCAGGGACTGCTCAAGCCCGCCCGGCAGCGCGGCGCGCTCGACCGGTACGCCGGGGAGGCCGTCGCCGCCCCGCTCGCCGCGTACACCGGCGCGTACCGGCGGCTGCGGGCCCTCGACGCCGAGCTTGACGAGCTGACCACCCGGGCCCGGGAACGCGCCCAGGAGGCCGACCTGCTGCGGTTCGGGCTCGCCGAGATCGAGGCCGTCGCGCCGCGCCCCGGCGAGGACACCGAACTCTCCGCCGAGGCCGAGCGCCTCGGACACGCCGAGGCACTCGCCTCCGCGGCCGCGCTCGCGCACCGCGCCCTCGCCGGCGACCCCGAGGACCCGGAGGCGGTCGACGCGACCACCCTCGTCGGCGGTGCGGGGCGCGCCCTGGAGGCCGTGCGCGCCCACGACCCGGCGCTCGCCGCGCTCGCCGACCGGATCGGGGAGATCGCGATCCTTGTCGCCGACGTCGCCGGCGAGCTCGCCGGGTACGCCGACGACCTGGACGCCGACCCGCGGCGGCTGGCCGCCGTCGAGGAGCGGCGCGCCGCGCTGACCGCCCTCACCCGCAAGTACGGCGAGGACGTCGCCGCCGTGCTCACGTGGGCGGAGGAGGGCGCCGCCCGGCTCACCGAGCTGGACGGCGACGACGACCGGATCGGCGAGCTGACGGCCGAGCGGGACGCCCTGCGCGACGAGCTGTCCCGGCTCGCCCAGACCCTCACCGACGCCCGGACGGAGGCGGCCGCGCGGTTCGCCGACGCCGTCACCGCCGAGCTGGCCTCCCTCGCCATGCCGCACGCGCGCGTGTCGTTCGCCATCCGGCAGACCGAGGACCCCGAGGGGATCGAGGTCGGCGGGCGCCGCGTCGCGTACGGGCCGTCCGGCGCCGACGAGGTCGAGCTGCTGCTCGCCCCGCACCCGGGGGCCCCGCCGCGGCCCATCGCCAAGGGCGCCTCGGGCGGTGAGCTGTCCCGGGTCATGCTCGCCGTCGAGGTCGTCTTCGCCGGGACCGACCCGGTGCCGACCTACCTGTTCGACGAGGTCGACGCGGGCGTCGGCGGCAAGGCGGCCGTCGAGATCGGGCGGCGCCTGGCCAAGCTCGCCCGGTCGGCGCAGGTCGTCGTGGTCACCCACCTGCCGCAGGTCGCGGCCTTCGCCGACCGGCAGCTGCTGGTGGAGAAGACGCACGACGGGACGGTCACCCGCTCCGGCGTCACCGTCCTGGAGGGCGAGGACCGGGTGCGCGAGCTGTCGCGGATGCTCGCCGGGCAGGAGGACTCCCAGACGGCCCGGGCCCACGCCGAGGAGCTCCTCGCGACGGCGCGGGCGGACGTCTGA